A stretch of DNA from Leucobacter luti:
CTCGCCGCGAGCTTCATCTTCATCCACCCGCTCGGGATCCTCGGGATGTCCTGGCGTGCCGATCTTACGCTCGGCCAGGCATTCCTCGCCGATCTCGCGTTCTGGCCCGGTGACGTCGTGAAAAATCTCCTCATGGGCCTCGTCGCCACGGCGGTGCACCGCGCCTTCCCCACGATCCTCCCGCCGCGCCCAGCGCGTAAGATCGCTGCGTGATTGAGTTTCGGAGCACCGCCGTTGTCGCACCCGGCCCTGGGGGTGACACGACGGTACTGCACCCCATCTCCCTGACGCTCACCGAACGTCGGATCTCCATTATTGGGGCGAATGGTTCGGGCAAGTCGACGCTCGCCAGGCTCATCAATGGACTGGTGGAGCCGAGCGCGGGGACTGTGCGCATTACCCCGGATCGCAGTGAGCACTCGGGGGCCGCTCCGAGCATCGGGCGAGGACATCACGCAGCAGGATCCACCGAGCGAGGAACCGCCGAAGCAGCCCCCGCTGCACCCCTGGACACCGGGCGCGACGGCGCCGCTGTGCGCCGCGCCGTCGGTTTCGTCTTCACCGATCCGGCGGCTCAGCTGATCATGCCAACCGTCGCAGAGGACATCGCGCTCTCGCTGCGCCGACGCATCCGCAACAAGGCCGATCGCCGCGCCGCCGCCCTCACTGCGCTGGAACGGTTCGGCTTGCGAGAACTCGCCGACCGCAGTGTGCACACCCTCTCCGGTGGCCAGAAGCAGTTGCTCGCGATTGCCACTGTGCTCGCCACAGACCCCGCCATTCTCGTCGCCGACGAGCCCACGACACTGCTTGACCTGCGCAACTCACTCCGTATCGGCGATCTCCTCTTCACCCTCCCGCAGCAGCTCGTGATCGTCACCCACGACCTCGAACTCGCCGCCCGCGCGGATCGAACGCTCGTCGTCGCCGACGGCGCTGTCGTCTTCGACGGCGCCCCAGCCGGGGCGATTGCACACTACCGAGCGAGCGTCGCTGAGGAGCCCGACACCCGCGCGGGCACCGCCCCCGCAGCGGACACCCACCGCGCTGCGGCACCGAATCCGGATCTGCCGTCCGCCCCAGAGATCACTCCGTGAGCACGGTGAGCCCACTCGGCGCGTATCTGCCTGGCCGGAGCGCGCTGCACCGGCTGCGCCCCGGGGCGAAGCTGCTTGGCCTCTTCGCGTTCGCGACCACTGTCGTCGCACTCCGTGGCACCGTGACGACCGCGCTCCTGCTCGGGATCGCGGTGTTGCTCGCGCTCTTCGCCGGCCTCCGCGGCCGCGACTTTTGGCGCGTGACGCGCGGCTTCGCGCTGATCGCAATCCCACTGTTCGCATTCCAGGCGTGGCAGAACGGGTGGGAGCGCGGTTTCGAGGTCGTGGGCGACCTGTTCGCACTGATCCTCGCCGCAAGCGCGGTCACCGCGAGCACGGCCGTTGACGACATGCTCGACACCGTCGCCTGGGCACTCCAACCGTTGCGCCCGCTCGGCGTCGATCCCGAACGCGTCGCCTTCGCGTTCTCGCTCGTGATCCGCGCGATTCCGAGCATCCTCGAGGTCGCCCAGGAGACGAGGGCCGCAGCCAGGGCACGCGGGCTCGACCACAGCCTGCGCGCACGGGTCGTGCCGCTCGTACTGCGCTCCGTCGCACACGCGCAGCTCACTGGGGAGGCAATGACGGCCCGCGGCATCGGCGACGACGACACCGAGGGCGCCGGCAACCACGACGGCGACGAGCGATAGCCGCCCACCACGTAGGCTAGAGGACATGGTTCACGCCGAGATTCCCGAGGATGTCCACGCGGAGTACGCGAATGAGGGTGCGCGCGCAGCGCTCGACGCCTTCCAGCAGACCCCGGATTACCCGCATCTCGCGGCGTTTCTCACGGCGCTACGCGACGGGTACCTCGTCATCGATGTCACGGGTGCGACCTCTCGGAAGCGCGGTGCACGCGTGCGCACGATCCGGTCCACTTCCGGCCAGCTCGTGCTTCCCATCTTCACGTCGATGGCAGAGTTACGCGAGATCGTGCCTGCCGATCGCCGCGACCAATTGCAGGGAGCAGTCATGGTGGCGCGCGAGGCGCTCGCGCTGATCGCCTCTGACCGCTTCGTCGCAGCGGAGTTCGACAAAGGCTCCGCAGCACTCGTGGTGCTGCGCAAGTATGTCGCTCTCGCAGCTGGCACGGATCAGATCACCGCTGAGTCGCTCGAAGCGATGCGCTAGAAGCGATGCGCTAAAAATCTCCCCCGGAAACATCGCGAGCGGCCCATCCCGGAAGGGTGAGCCGCTCGCGAAGTTGCGCTAAGTGCTGGGCAGTCTAGATGGACTTCACCGAGAACGCGCGGATCACCTGCACGATTCCCATGACGACCATGGAGATACCGAGCAGCAGCCACAGGGTGACCGCTCCGAGCAGCGGCGAGAACAGCAGCACGAGACCGGCGATCACGCTCACGACACCGTAGATGATGGTCCACACCTTGTTGTCACTCTTGCCCGCGACGGTGAAGGCCATCACACCCTCGAACAACCAGAGGATGCCGACCGTGATCGACAAGAAGAGCGCAATGACGACACCGGCCGCACCGATGTTGAGCATCATCACGATGCCACCGATGATGTAGAGCAGGCCGAGCAGGATGTGGCCTACTCGCGACCAGCCACCCATTGATCGACTGAAGATCGAGGAGCCGAGGTACACGACGCCCACGACGAGCGCGTACGCGGCCATGACCACAGCCAGGATTTGCATGGCGACGGCGCCTGACTTCGCCGGGTTGAAAATGATGAGCAAGCCGAGCACCAAGGCGATGAGCCCGCCAACGCCAAAGGCGGTGCGGATCCCGTCAGTCAGTCGGGTCGTAACCTGTGCGTCACTGCCCGCAACGCCGCCCGGTGCGTTCTCAGTTGTGTTTGTGGACACGAGTCCCCCTTTGTGATGTGGCCACGACCCTCCAGGACGTGGCTATGCTTCATCTTTACCGCATCAGGGAGAATTCCACTAGGTCCCCCGCCGACCTCACGCAATTGCCGGACGCCGTTCTGGCCCCCGCGGAACGGCGCAGCGATCCCATAGGCTGAGGATGACCGCACGTGCGGCTCCCCGGGCCAGGCCCGGATCTCGCGTATCAAGGAGGATCATGAGCACTGGATCGAACGGCGAAGTACAGCTCGAGAACGAGCACTTCCGCGTCACGAAGTGGACCATCGAGCCCGGTGGCGTGATCCCCATGCACCGCCACGAGTGTGAATATGTGGTCGTTCCGCTCGTCACCGGCACCATGTATGTGACCAACGCCGACGGCAGCGAGATCGTCGCCGCCCTCGTCACCGGACAGAGCTACACCCGCTCGGCCGGTTCAGAGCACCAGGTAGAGAATCGCGGCAGCGACGCCGACGTGGTGTTCGTGGAAGTGGAGCGTCTCTCGTGAGCCCCGTGCTGGTGCGCGCTGCCGCCCCATCGGATCGTGCAGCCTGGGAGCGGCTGTACCGTGGCTACCGCGATTTCTACGGCAAGCCCCACGATCCAGCAGTCTTTGAAACGGTCTGGGGGTGGCTCATGGATCCGGCCCACGAGTCGCGTGGCTTGATTGCGGAGGTGCGTGGCGAGCCCGTCGGGATCGGCCACTTCCG
This window harbors:
- a CDS encoding SseB family protein, whose translation is MVHAEIPEDVHAEYANEGARAALDAFQQTPDYPHLAAFLTALRDGYLVIDVTGATSRKRGARVRTIRSTSGQLVLPIFTSMAELREIVPADRRDQLQGAVMVAREALALIASDRFVAAEFDKGSAALVVLRKYVALAAGTDQITAESLEAMR
- a CDS encoding HdeD family acid-resistance protein; protein product: MSTNTTENAPGGVAGSDAQVTTRLTDGIRTAFGVGGLIALVLGLLIIFNPAKSGAVAMQILAVVMAAYALVVGVVYLGSSIFSRSMGGWSRVGHILLGLLYIIGGIVMMLNIGAAGVVIALFLSITVGILWLFEGVMAFTVAGKSDNKVWTIIYGVVSVIAGLVLLFSPLLGAVTLWLLLGISMVVMGIVQVIRAFSVKSI
- a CDS encoding cupin domain-containing protein; this encodes MSTGSNGEVQLENEHFRVTKWTIEPGGVIPMHRHECEYVVVPLVTGTMYVTNADGSEIVAALVTGQSYTRSAGSEHQVENRGSDADVVFVEVERLS
- a CDS encoding energy-coupling factor ABC transporter ATP-binding protein, with translation MIEFRSTAVVAPGPGGDTTVLHPISLTLTERRISIIGANGSGKSTLARLINGLVEPSAGTVRITPDRSEHSGAAPSIGRGHHAAGSTERGTAEAAPAAPLDTGRDGAAVRRAVGFVFTDPAAQLIMPTVAEDIALSLRRRIRNKADRRAAALTALERFGLRELADRSVHTLSGGQKQLLAIATVLATDPAILVADEPTTLLDLRNSLRIGDLLFTLPQQLVIVTHDLELAARADRTLVVADGAVVFDGAPAGAIAHYRASVAEEPDTRAGTAPAADTHRAAAPNPDLPSAPEITP
- a CDS encoding energy-coupling factor transporter transmembrane protein EcfT, yielding MSTVSPLGAYLPGRSALHRLRPGAKLLGLFAFATTVVALRGTVTTALLLGIAVLLALFAGLRGRDFWRVTRGFALIAIPLFAFQAWQNGWERGFEVVGDLFALILAASAVTASTAVDDMLDTVAWALQPLRPLGVDPERVAFAFSLVIRAIPSILEVAQETRAAARARGLDHSLRARVVPLVLRSVAHAQLTGEAMTARGIGDDDTEGAGNHDGDER